Genomic window (Candidatus Effluviviaceae Genus I sp.):
GCACGAAGCCAAGGTCGTACAGGTGGCCGGAGTTGCGGATCTCGTAGATCTGCACCCGCTCGGTGAACAGGCTCACGATGAACGTCACGCAGACGATCAGGCCATGCCACAACCCGGCCCAGAACCCCGCGTCGCCCGTCGTGAACCGGTCCGAGCCGGGCGCGCACCCCGTCGCGACCAGCGCGACGACCGCGAGCGCCCCGCAGACCAGGACACGCCTGCGCTGCAACATCTCACCCTCCTCGACGCGGTCTCGGTCTCGCTCCCGCTCCCGCGTCACGCCTCACACGAAGAGCCTCCGCTACCGCCAGAACACCCACAGGAACGCGTAGGCCATCGCCACGCCCGCCAGGGTGAACGGCAGCCCCAGTCTCGCGAACTCGCCGAAGGACACGTGGTATCCCTCGCGCTTCGCGATGCCGCACGCCACGATGTTCGCGGACGCTCCCACGGGCGTGATATTCCCGCCGACGCTCGCCCCGATGACCATGCCGAACGCGAGGAGCTCCGGCGAGACCGCGAGCCGCTGCGCGAGCTCCCAGCACACGGGTAGCATGGCCGCCACGAACGGCACGTTGTCGATGACCGCCGAGCCGGCCACGGAACCCCAGACGAGCACCGAGTACACCGGGAACGCGCCACGCCCGCAGCAGGCCAGAGCGTCCGCGAACCGCTCCACGAGGCCGCACGAGACGAGGCTCCCCACGAGGACGAAGATGCCCACGATGAAGAACCCCGTGCCCCAGTCGAGCTCCCACGCCTGGCGGAGGAAGCGCCTCGGCCCGTGTGCGCTGATCCACCACGCCGCGGCGACGGCCCCAACGACGACGGGGATGACTCCCGTGGCCGACTTCCACTCAGGCAGGAGCACCGACGACGCGGCGAGCCCGGCGACCAGCGCCGCGAGCAGAACGAGCGGCACCGCGCTTTCCAGCCGATGCCCCCGCGAGGCCGGCCACGCCCCCCGGCTCTTCCGGAACGCGTGCCACAGCACGAGCGTCGCCGCGACGGCGCCGAGCTGGACGGCGAAGAACATACCGGGCCGTCCGCGGTGCCAGAAGAACTGGAGGAAGTCGAGGTCGAGGGAGCCGGCCAGCAGCATGCTCGGCGGGTCGCCGATGAGCGTCGCGGCGCCCTGGAGATTGCTCGAGATCGCGATGCCGATGAGGATGGGCACAGGCGACGTCCCCAGACGCTTCGCCGCCGCGAGCGCGATGGGCGCGAGGATGAGAACGACCGCGACGTTCTCGATGACGGTGGAGATGATACCCGACACGAGACACAGGAGCACGATGACGCGCCGCGCGGAGGCGCCTTCTCGGATGAGCCTCTCTGCCACGACGCCGGGCGCGCCGGAGATCACGAGCGTCTCGGTGAGAAGGAGCATCCCGAAGTAGAGAAGCACGACGTTCCAGTTGATGGCCGCGAGGGCGCCCCCAATCGGCAGAAGCCCCGGCCACAGGAGAAGCACGGCGCACGCCGCCGCGACGATCGGGAGCTTCCAGCGGTAGCGCAGCACGAGGCCGACGTAGGTCGCCACGAAGACCGTGAGCGTGATGGACTGCGCCGTCGTGAGCATCGCGCCTCTGTCCGCCGCGTCCGGCGGCCCCGTCGTGTCGAGGCCGCCGCGCTGTCTAGTTCGACATCTCGCGCTGGAGGGCGGCCGCCGCGGCGGCGGCGCGGTCGTGGGCCGCCTGCCGCTCCCGCACCGCGCGGGCCAGCTCGCCGGCGATCCCGGCGTGCTTCGCCGCGGTGATCGCGCTTTCGGCCATGGGGAAGAGCGCCTGCTCCTCCTTCGCCATGTGGCGGCGAAGCAGAGTGACGCACTCCCGCGCGGCCGCCTCCACGCGCGCGGCCGCCGCACGATCCCCCCGGTCGAGCGCCTCGGCCGCGTCGCGCATCACCCGCATGTGCGCGCGGACCTTCTCGTGCTCCGCCAGGATCACGGCCAGCGGCCCGGTCATCATCGGAAACCCGTGTCCCATCATCGCGGGAAGGAGGACCCCTTCCTCCTTCCTGTGGTGGCAACCGTCCGCGAACGCGCGCAGGAACTCGGCGGCGTCGAGGAAGAAGCCCGTCCGCACGGAGACCCCGCGACCGAGCTTCTCCACGGCCTCCTCGAGCGCCGCCAGGGCGCTCTCGATCACCCGATGCTCCCCGACCAGGATCGCCGTGAGGCTCATCGTCCCCGCCCCCCGCGTCCGCGCCTCGCGCCGCGCCGCGTCTCGATCGTCGAGAGCCATCGCCCGCCGCCGCCCGCCGCCTGCCGCGACGCAAGCCAGCCGCGAAGCGGCGCGGGCTCCAGACCGAACCGCGAGAGCTCGCGAGGGCGAAGCCACAGGAACTCGAGACCCTGCTCGCGGGACTCGGGCGGGTCGTCAACGCCCGCGATCCGCGCGGCGAAGAGATGGTTCACCTCCTGGTGTCGTCCGCGTCCGTCCGTCCACGCGTGCTCGACGGCGCCGAGGTAGCGCCCCACACGGGCTTCGGCTCCCAGCTCCTCGCGGAGCTCGCGCGCGAGGCACGCGCGCATCCCCTCGCCCGGCTCCACGTGGCCGCCCGGGAGGTACGCGTAGTCCGCCCCCGCGGCGCGCGCCACGAGGAAGCGTCCGCGCCGCGCGATCACGGCCCGCGCGAGCACCTCGATCTCCCGCCTCACGACCTGAGCCTCCGCTCGATCTCCTCGAAGTCCACCGCGTCCATGGCCTCGACCAGCCACCGGTCCGCGGCGCGCGCCTTCCGACGAAGGTCCGCGAGGTCCCGGACGAACGCGAGGCCCTCGTAGCGTTTCACCGCCGCCTTCGGCAGCTCACGGTGGACATAGCGCACGCCGAACCCGTACCGCTGCGGCCGGTATCGCATGCTGAGCACCTCGAGGAGCGCGTCGAGAACGACGCGCTGGTAGTTGAAGAGCGCCTCGACGGAGTTCCCGCGCTCAAGCTCCTTGTCCACGAAGCAGCCGAAGATCTCTCGCCTCGCCCTGAGCCTTGCGAGCCTGGCCCGCATCGCTCTTACGTGGGCGCGCCGGTCCCAGCGCGGCGGGCGCGGCGGACGCCCGCGCGTCACGAGGAACACGGGGTCGCCGTGGGCCGCGGGGTTGAGGAACTTGTCCTCCGCCGAGTGCCGGAACACGCCGAGGTCCAGGAGCGCGAACGGACTTGCCCCCTTGATGCGGTAGAAGCGCTGCGCGTAGGCGTGCTCGGGCGGGAACAGCATCGGGAAGGCGGTCTCGATCCCCGAGAGCCTTCTCAGCGCCCGCTCCACCGCCGCGAAGACGCGCTCGGCCGTCCCGTCGTCCGCGTCCACGCAGACGTCGACGTCGGACCACTCATCCACGGCGCCGTGGCTCGCCGCCCCCGCCTCCCAGACCGCGTGCACGCAGTCGAGGGGCGCCAGCGCGCGCGCCACGGACTCGACGATCGCCTCGCGCGAAACGGCCTTGCGCTTCATGAGCGCGCTCTCCCCCCGGCCGCGCCCCCGTCACTCCCCGGGCGCGGTTCCCATCATCGCGAAGGCGACACCCGACGGGTCCTCGAAGGGCCGGACGCTCAGACACCGCCGACGCCGAGCCACGTGCGCGCGATCCCGAGGTCGCCGAAGACCACGACGCTGTACGGCGAGTGCAGGCTCGCAAGGCGCTCGTACAGCTTCGCGAGGTCCCACGCCGCGCTGTCGCTGTACGACACGACGATCGCGCAGTGATGGCACACGCGCTCCTTCTTGGACTGCTTCCTGCGCTCGAACACCCGCTCCACCGCCCCAGGTGTCACGCGCGCGAACGCTCCCCTGTGCACATCGAGAAGCTCATTGCACGGCGCCCTCACGCGGGCGTCGGCGGAGTGCCGCTCCTCGTAGTCGACGAATTCGTCGTCGGTCA
Coding sequences:
- a CDS encoding arsenic transporter produces the protein MLTTAQSITLTVFVATYVGLVLRYRWKLPIVAAACAVLLLWPGLLPIGGALAAINWNVVLLYFGMLLLTETLVISGAPGVVAERLIREGASARRVIVLLCLVSGIISTVIENVAVVLILAPIALAAAKRLGTSPVPILIGIAISSNLQGAATLIGDPPSMLLAGSLDLDFLQFFWHRGRPGMFFAVQLGAVAATLVLWHAFRKSRGAWPASRGHRLESAVPLVLLAALVAGLAASSVLLPEWKSATGVIPVVVGAVAAAWWISAHGPRRFLRQAWELDWGTGFFIVGIFVLVGSLVSCGLVERFADALACCGRGAFPVYSVLVWGSVAGSAVIDNVPFVAAMLPVCWELAQRLAVSPELLAFGMVIGASVGGNITPVGASANIVACGIAKREGYHVSFGEFARLGLPFTLAGVAMAYAFLWVFWR
- a CDS encoding hemerythrin domain-containing protein, with amino-acid sequence MSLTAILVGEHRVIESALAALEEAVEKLGRGVSVRTGFFLDAAEFLRAFADGCHHRKEEGVLLPAMMGHGFPMMTGPLAVILAEHEKVRAHMRVMRDAAEALDRGDRAAAARVEAAARECVTLLRRHMAKEEQALFPMAESAITAAKHAGIAGELARAVRERQAAHDRAAAAAAALQREMSN
- a CDS encoding NUDIX domain-containing protein, yielding MRREIEVLARAVIARRGRFLVARAAGADYAYLPGGHVEPGEGMRACLARELREELGAEARVGRYLGAVEHAWTDGRGRHQEVNHLFAARIAGVDDPPESREQGLEFLWLRPRELSRFGLEPAPLRGWLASRQAAGGGGRWLSTIETRRGARRGRGGRGR